A section of the Branchiostoma lanceolatum isolate klBraLanc5 chromosome 19, klBraLanc5.hap2, whole genome shotgun sequence genome encodes:
- the LOC136425525 gene encoding uncharacterized protein isoform X19, with amino-acid sequence MAGGLTLLSLLLLLGCSASQVRSQDASKCAGSTTNLALKQPTTQSSTGFKGVPGRAVDGDRNPIYGRKSCSHTTMERDPWWRVDLGTSQCVDRVVVAKRLPPRFGKWLEGFKVYVGDNPDVTANPTCGGKQSVAGKKIITVDCGGLTGRYVGIALPGKKQFLILCEVEVYGGAPPAKISKAPPKLGQCAGGTTNLALKQPTTQSSTDFKGVPGRAVDGDRNPRYAKKSCSHTAMERDPWWRVDLGTSQCVDRVVVAKRQFIGQLWLEGFQVYVGDNPDVTANPTCGGKQSVKGKNIITVSCGGLTGRYVGIALPGKKQFLILCEVEVYGGAPPAKISKAPPKLGQCAGSTTNLALKQPTTQSSTGFKGVPDRAVDGDRNPIYGRKSCSHSTMERNPWWRVDLGTSQCVDRVVVAKRLPPRFGKWLEGFKVYVGDNPNVMENPSCGGKQSVAGKDLTTVNCGGLTGRYVGIALPGKKQFLILCEVEVYGGAPPAKISKAPPKLGQCAGGTTNLALKQPTTQSSTDFKGVPGRAVDGDRNPRYAKKSCSHTAMERDPWWRVDLGTSQCVDRVVVAKRQFIGQLWLEGFQVYVGDNPDVTANPTCGGKQSVKGKNIITVSCGGLTGRYVGIALPGKKQFLILCEVEVYGGAPPAKISKAPPKLGQCAGSTTNLALKQPTTQSSTGFKGAPGRAVDGDRNPIYGRKSCSHTTMERNPWWRVDLGTSQCVDRVVVAKRLPPRFGKWLEGFKVYVGDNPDVTANPTCGGKQSVAGKNIITVDCGGLTGRYVGIALPGKKQFLILCEVEVYGGAPPAKISKAPPKFGQCAGGTTNLALKQPTTQSSTDFKGAPGRAVDGDRNPRYAKKSCSHTAMERDPWWRVDLGTSQCVDRVVVAKRQFIGQLWLEGFQVYVGDNPDVTANPTCGGKQSVKGKNIITVSCGGLTGRYVGIALPGKKQFLILCEVEVYGGAEVKTEKVEETGSSLKLAAPKPIDPCKNAKCQNGAECKPLEDSFKCVCPKGFAGDLCETNIDDCAAQPCKNGATCKDGLNGFTCVCPAGYAGDLCETNIDDCAAQPCKNGATCQDGLDGFTCVCPAGYAGDLCETNVDDCAAQPCKNGATCQDGLDGFTCVCPAGYAGDLCETNVDDCAAQPCKNGATCQDGLDGFTCVCPKGYAGNLCETNVDDCAAQPCKNGATCKDGLNGFTCICPNGYAGDLCETNIDECAAQPCQNGATCVDGIYSFTCICPKGYAGDLCETNINECAAKPCQNGGECVDGIFSFKCICPKGYTGDLCEININECAAQPCQNGGECVDGIYSFKCICPKGYTGDVCQINIDECAAQPCQNGATCVDGIFSFTCICPAGYAGDLCETNIDNCKPNPCKNGGTCNDLVNAFLCSCPEGYGGDLCEIVPAPPPAAKAPAPKPVVQAAKPPAGVVITIGGGTKGGNAGSGGDGAINVINNQISVYGGKGCGCTTPKCVCPVKKGADSSVDDAADLAGIVLQRIRGSEQPEDSPSNVKELDTVEDVYEPIGNEMSLSEDETAYEPEAREEQDTFEDENEDELELLNNKLRKLQQLLRSA; translated from the exons GATGTTCAGCATCCCAGGTCAGGAGCCAGGATGCTTCGAAATGTG CTGGAAGCACCACAAACCTGGCCCTAAAGCAGCCCACGACCCAGTCCAGTACTGGCTTTAAGGGCGTCCCCGGACGGGCTGTAGACGGAGACCGAAACCCCATCTACGGAAGGAAGTCCTGCTCCCACACGACGATGGAACGCGACCCCTGGTGGCGAGTCGACCTGGGCACCAGCCAGTGTGTGGACCGGGTGGTCGTCGCCAAGCGGCTACCCCCAAGATTTGGCAAATGGCTGGAAGGCTTCAAG GTTTACGTGGGCGACAACCCCGACGTGACGGCCAACCCGACCTGTGGCGGGAAGCAATCTGTGGCTGGGAAGAAAATCATCACGGTGGACTGTGGCGGACTGACGGGCCGATATGTGGGGATAGCTCTGCCGGGCAAAAAGCAGTTCCTCATACTGTGTGAGGTCGAGGTGTACGGAG GAGCGCCACCAGCTAAGATCAGCAAAGCACCACCAAAACTTGGACAATGTG CTGGAGGCACCACAAACCTCGCCCTTAAGCAGCCCACGACCCAGTCCAGTACGGACTTTAAAGGCGTCCCCGGCCGGGCTGTGGACGGAGACCGGAACCCCCGCTATGCGAAGAAGTCCTGTTCCCACACGGCGATGGAACGCGACCCCTGGTGGCGAGTCGACCTGGGCACCAGCCAGTGTGTGGATCGAGTGGTCGTCGCCAAGCGACAATTCATCGGCCAGCTTTGGCTGGAAGGCTTCCAG GTTTACGTGGGTGACAATCCCGACGTGACGGCCAACCCGACCTGTGGCGGGAAGCAGTCTGTGAAGGGGAAGAACATCATCACGGTGAGCTGTGGCGGACTGACGGGCCGATATGTGGGGATAGCTCTGCCGGGCAAAAAGCAGTTCCTCATACTGTGCGAGGTCGAGGTGTACGGAG GAGCGCCACCAGCTAAGATCAGCAAAGCACCACCAAAACTTGGGCAATGTG CTGGAAGCACCACGAATCTCGCCCTAAAGCAGCCCACGACCCAGTCCAGTACTGGCTTTAAGGGCGTCCCCGACCGGGCAGTGGACGGAGACCGGAACCCCATCTATGGAAGGAAGTCCTGCTCCCACTCGACGATGGAACGCAACCCCTGGTGGCGAGTCGACCTGGGCACCAGCCAGTGTGTGGATAGGGTGGTCGTCGCCAAGCGGCTACCCCCAAGATTCGGCAAATGGCTGGAAGGCTTTAAG GTTTACGTAGGTGACAACCCCAACGTGATGGAAAATCCCTCTTGTGGCGGGAAGCAGTCTGTGGCTGGTAAAGACCTCACCACTGTAAACTGTGGCGGACTGACGGGCCGATATGTGGGGATCGCTCTGCCGGGCAAAAAGCAGTTCCTCATACTGTGTGAGGTCGAGGTGTACGGAG GAGCGCCACCAGCTAAGATCAGCAAAGCACCACCAAAACTTGGGCAATGTG CTGGAGGCACCACAAACCTCGCCCTAAAGCAGCCCACGACCCAGTCCAGTACGGACTTTAAGGGCGTCCCCGGCCGGGCTGTGGACGGAGACCGGAACCCCCGCTATGCCAAGAAGTCCTGCTCCCACACGGCGATGGAACGCGACCCCTGGTGGCGAGTCGACCTGGGCACGAGCCAGTGTGTGGATCGAGTGGTCGTCGCTAAGCGACAATTCATCGGCCAGCTTTGGCTGGAAGGCTTCCAG GTTTACGTGGGTGACAATCCCGACGTGACGGCCAACCCGACCTGTGGCGGGAAGCAGTCTGTGAAGGGGAAGAACATCATCACGGTGAGCTGTGGCGGACTGACTGGCCGATATGTGGGGATAGCTCTGCCGGGCAAAAAGCAGTTCCTCATACTGTGCGAGGTCGAGGTGTACGGAG GAGCGCCACCAGCTAAGATCAGCAAAGCACCACCAAAACTTGGACAATGTG CTGGAAGCACCACAAACCTCGCCCTTAAGCAGCCCACGACCCAGTCCAGTACTGGCTTTAAGGGCGCCCCCGGCCGGGCTGTAGACGGAGACCGGAACCCCATCTACGGAAGGAAGTCCTGCTCCCACACGACGATGGAACGCAACCCCTGGTGGCGAGTCGACCTGGGCACCAGCCAGTGTGTGGATCGGGTGGTCGTCGCCAAGCGGCTGCCCCCAAGATTCGGCAAATGGCTGGAAGGCTTCAAG GTTTATGTGGGCGACAACCCCGACGTGACCGCCAACCCGACGTGTGGCGGGAAGCAGTCTGTGGCTGGGAAGAACATCATCACGGTGGACTGTGGCGGACTGACGGGCCGATATGTGGGGATCGCTCTGCCGGGCAAAAAGCAGTTCCTCATACTGTGTGAGGTCGAGGTGTACGGAG GAGCGCCACCAGCTAAGATCAGCAAAGCACCACCAAAATTTGGGCAATGTG CTGGAGGCACCACAAACCTCGCCCTTAAGCAGCCCACGACCCAGTCCAGTACGGACTTTAAGGGCGCCCCCGGCCGGGCTGTGGACGGAGACCGGAACCCCCGCTATGCGAAGAAGTCCTGCTCCCACACGGCGATGGAACGCGACCCCTGGTGGCGAGTCGACCTGGGCACGAGCCAGTGTGTGGATCGAGTGGTCGTCGCCAAGCGACAATTCATCGGCCAGCTTTGGCTGGAAGGCTTCCAG GTTTACGTGGGTGACAATCCCGACGTGACGGCCAACCCGACCTGTGGCGGGAAGCAGTCTGTGAAGGGGAAGAACATCATCACGGTGAGCTGTGGCGGACTGACGGGCCGATATGTGGGGATAGCCCTGCCGGGCAAGAAGCAGTTCCTCATACTGTGTGAGGTCGAGGTGTACGGAg GTGCAGAAGTTAAAACAGAAAAGGTCGAAGAAACAG GTTCATCACTGAAACTAGCAGCGCCTAAACCCATAG ATCCTTGCAAGAACGCAAAGTGTCAGAACGGTGCGGAGTGCAAGCCACTGGAGGACAGCTTCAAGTGTGTCTGTCCCAAAGGATTTGCAGGCGACCTGTGCGAAACTA ACATTGATGACTGTGCCGCCCAGCCCTGTAAGAACGGAGCTACTTGCAAGGATGGACTCAACGGCTTCACCTGCGTGTGTCCAGCTGGTTATGCCGGAGACTTGTGTGAAACCA ACATTGATGACTGTGCGGCCCAGCCTTGCAAGAACGGAGCCACTTGCCAGGATGGACTCGACGGGTTCACCTGCGTGTGCCCTGCAGGATATGCCGGAGACTTGTGTGAAACTA ACGTTGACGACTGTGCCGCCCAGCCCTGTAAGAACGGAGCCACTTGCCAGGATGGACTCGACGGGTTCACCTGCGTGTGTCCAGCTGGTTATGCCGGAGACTTGTGTGAAACCA ACGTTGACGACTGTGCGGCTCAGCCCTGTAAGAACGGAGCCACTTGCCAGGACGGACTCGACGGGTTCACCTGCGTTTGTCCTAAAGGATATGCTGGCAACTTGTGTGAAACCA ACGTTGACGACTGTGCGGCTCAGCCTTGTAAGAACGGGGCCACCTGTAAGGACGGACTCAACGGTTTCACCTGTATCTGTCCTAACGGATACGCTGGAGACTTGTGTGAAACCA ACATTGACGAATGCGCAGCCCAGCCTTGTCAGAACGGAGCCACTTGTGTGGATGGAATTTACAGCTTCACTTGTATCTGTCCTAAAGGATACGCTGGCGACTTGTGCGAAACCA ACATTAATGAGTGCGCAGCCAAGCCTTGCCAGAACGGAGGCGAATGTGTGGACGGCATCTTCAGCTTCAAATGTATCTGTCCTAAAGGATACACTGGCGACTTGTGTGAAATCA acATTAATGAGTGCGCAGCCCAGCCTTGTCAGAACGGAGGCGAATGTGTGGACGGGATCTACAGCTTCAAATGTATCTGTCCTAAAGGATACACTGGCGACGTGTGTCAAATCA acattgacgagtgcGCAGCCCAGCCTTGTCAGAACGGAGCCACTTGTGTGGATGGAATTTTCAGCTTCACCTGTATCTGTCCTGCAGGATACGCCGGAGACTTGTGTGAAACAA ATATCGACAACTGCAAGCCCAACCCCTGTAAGAACGGCGGTACGTGCAATGACTTGGTGAACGCTTTTCTGTGCAGCTGTCCGGAGGGATACGGTGGAGATCTGTGCGAGATAG tgcCAGCGCCTCCGCCAGCAGCAAAAGCACCAGCTCCTAAGCCTGTTGTCCAGGCTGCCAAACCTCCTGCCGGTGTCGTCATCACCATCGGAGGGGGCACCAAGGGAGGAAATGCAG GCTCTGGCGGTGACGGTGCTATCAACGTCATCAACAACCAGATCTCGGTGTACGGCGGGAAGGGTTGCGGATGCACCACGCCTAAGTGTG TTTGCCCTGTGAAGAAGGGGGCAGATTCATCCGTTGATGATGCGGCCGACCTCGCTGGTATAGTCCTGCAGCGCATTCGGGGCTCCGAGCAACCTGAGGACAGCCCCTCTAACGTGAAGGAGTTGGACACTGTGGAGGATGTGTATGAGCCGATCGGCAATGAGATGTCTCTCTCCGAGGATGAAACCGCCTACGAGCCAG AAGCTCGCGAAGAGCAAGATACTTTCGAAGATGAAAATGAAGATGAACTGGAGCTACTGAACAACAAACTGCGCAAACTGCAACAACTGCTGAGGTCCGCTTAG
- the LOC136425525 gene encoding uncharacterized protein isoform X26 — MAGGLTLLSLLLLLGCSASQVRSQDASKCAGSTTNLALKQPTTQSSTGFKGVPGRAVDGDRNPIYGRKSCSHTTMERDPWWRVDLGTSQCVDRVVVAKRLPPRFGKWLEGFKVYVGDNPDVTANPTCGGKQSVAGKKIITVDCGGLTGRYVGIALPGKKQFLILCEVEVYGGAPPAKISKAPPKLGQCAGGTTNLALKQPTTQSSTDFKGVPGRAVDGDRNPRYAKKSCSHTAMERDPWWRVDLGTSQCVDRVVVAKRQFIGQLWLEGFQVYVGDNPDVTANPTCGGKQSVKGKNIITVSCGGLTGRYVGIALPGKKQFLILCEVEVYGGAPPAKISKAPPKLGQCAGSTTNLALKQPTTQSSTGFKGVPDRAVDGDRNPIYGRKSCSHSTMERNPWWRVDLGTSQCVDRVVVAKRLPPRFGKWLEGFKVYVGDNPDVTANPTCGGKQSVKGKNIITVSCGGLTGRYVGIALPGKKQFLILCEVEVYGGAPPAKISKAPPKLGQCAGSTTNLALKQPTTQSSTGFKGAPGRAVDGDRNPIYGRKSCSHTTMERNPWWRVDLGTSQCVDRVVVAKRLPPRFGKWLEGFKVYVGDNPDVTANPTCGGKQSVAGKNIITVDCGGLTGRYVGIALPGKKQFLILCEVEVYGGAPPAKISKAPPKFGQCAGGTTNLALKQPTTQSSTDFKGAPGRAVDGDRNPRYAKKSCSHTAMERDPWWRVDLGTSQCVDRVVVAKRQFIGQLWLEGFQVYVGDNPDVTANPTCGGKQSVKGKNIITVSCGGLTGRYVGIALPGKKQFLILCEVEVYGGAEVKTEKVEETGSSLKLAAPKPIDPCKNAKCQNGAECKPLEDSFKCVCPKGFAGDLCETNIDDCAAQPCKNGATCKDGLNGFTCVCPAGYAGDLCETNIDDCAAQPCKNGATCQDGLDGFTCVCPAGYAGDLCETNVDDCAAQPCKNGATCQDGLDGFTCVCPAGYAGDLCETNVDDCAAQPCKNGATCQDGLDGFTCVCPKGYAGNLCETNVDDCAAQPCKNGATCQDGLNGFTCVCPAGYAGDLCETNVDDCAAQPCKNGATCQDGLNGFTCVCPAGYAGDLCETNVDDCAAQPCKNGATCQDGLDGFTCVCPAGYAGDLCETNVDDCAAQPCKNGATCKDGLNGFTCICPNGYAGDLCETNIDECAAQPCQNGATCVDGIYSFTCICPKGYAGDLCETNINECAAKPCQNGGECVDGIFSFKCICPKGYTGDLCEININECAAQPCQNGGECVDGIYSFKCICPKGYTGDVCQINIDECAAQPCQNGATCVDGIFSFTCICPAGYAGDLCETNIDNCKPNPCKNGGTCNDLVNAFLCSCPEGYGGDLCEIVPAPPPAAKAPAPKPVVQAAKPPAGVVITIGGGTKGGNAGSGGDGAINVINNQISVYGGKGCGCTTPKCVCPVKKGADSSVDDAADLAGIVLQRIRGSEQPEDSPSNVKELDTVEDVYEPIGNEMSLSEDETAYEPEAREEQDTFEDENEDELELLNNKLRKLQQLLRSA; from the exons GATGTTCAGCATCCCAGGTCAGGAGCCAGGATGCTTCGAAATGTG CTGGAAGCACCACAAACCTGGCCCTAAAGCAGCCCACGACCCAGTCCAGTACTGGCTTTAAGGGCGTCCCCGGACGGGCTGTAGACGGAGACCGAAACCCCATCTACGGAAGGAAGTCCTGCTCCCACACGACGATGGAACGCGACCCCTGGTGGCGAGTCGACCTGGGCACCAGCCAGTGTGTGGACCGGGTGGTCGTCGCCAAGCGGCTACCCCCAAGATTTGGCAAATGGCTGGAAGGCTTCAAG GTTTACGTGGGCGACAACCCCGACGTGACGGCCAACCCGACCTGTGGCGGGAAGCAATCTGTGGCTGGGAAGAAAATCATCACGGTGGACTGTGGCGGACTGACGGGCCGATATGTGGGGATAGCTCTGCCGGGCAAAAAGCAGTTCCTCATACTGTGTGAGGTCGAGGTGTACGGAG GAGCGCCACCAGCTAAGATCAGCAAAGCACCACCAAAACTTGGACAATGTG CTGGAGGCACCACAAACCTCGCCCTTAAGCAGCCCACGACCCAGTCCAGTACGGACTTTAAAGGCGTCCCCGGCCGGGCTGTGGACGGAGACCGGAACCCCCGCTATGCGAAGAAGTCCTGTTCCCACACGGCGATGGAACGCGACCCCTGGTGGCGAGTCGACCTGGGCACCAGCCAGTGTGTGGATCGAGTGGTCGTCGCCAAGCGACAATTCATCGGCCAGCTTTGGCTGGAAGGCTTCCAG GTTTACGTGGGTGACAATCCCGACGTGACGGCCAACCCGACCTGTGGCGGGAAGCAGTCTGTGAAGGGGAAGAACATCATCACGGTGAGCTGTGGCGGACTGACGGGCCGATATGTGGGGATAGCTCTGCCGGGCAAAAAGCAGTTCCTCATACTGTGCGAGGTCGAGGTGTACGGAG GAGCGCCACCAGCTAAGATCAGCAAAGCACCACCAAAACTTGGGCAATGTG CTGGAAGCACCACGAATCTCGCCCTAAAGCAGCCCACGACCCAGTCCAGTACTGGCTTTAAGGGCGTCCCCGACCGGGCAGTGGACGGAGACCGGAACCCCATCTATGGAAGGAAGTCCTGCTCCCACTCGACGATGGAACGCAACCCCTGGTGGCGAGTCGACCTGGGCACCAGCCAGTGTGTGGATAGGGTGGTCGTCGCCAAGCGGCTACCCCCAAGATTCGGCAAATGGCTGGAAGGCTTTAAG GTTTACGTGGGTGACAATCCCGACGTGACGGCCAACCCGACCTGTGGCGGGAAGCAGTCTGTGAAGGGGAAGAACATCATCACGGTGAGCTGTGGCGGACTGACTGGCCGATATGTGGGGATAGCTCTGCCGGGCAAAAAGCAGTTCCTCATACTGTGCGAGGTCGAGGTGTACGGAG GAGCGCCACCAGCTAAGATCAGCAAAGCACCACCAAAACTTGGACAATGTG CTGGAAGCACCACAAACCTCGCCCTTAAGCAGCCCACGACCCAGTCCAGTACTGGCTTTAAGGGCGCCCCCGGCCGGGCTGTAGACGGAGACCGGAACCCCATCTACGGAAGGAAGTCCTGCTCCCACACGACGATGGAACGCAACCCCTGGTGGCGAGTCGACCTGGGCACCAGCCAGTGTGTGGATCGGGTGGTCGTCGCCAAGCGGCTGCCCCCAAGATTCGGCAAATGGCTGGAAGGCTTCAAG GTTTATGTGGGCGACAACCCCGACGTGACCGCCAACCCGACGTGTGGCGGGAAGCAGTCTGTGGCTGGGAAGAACATCATCACGGTGGACTGTGGCGGACTGACGGGCCGATATGTGGGGATCGCTCTGCCGGGCAAAAAGCAGTTCCTCATACTGTGTGAGGTCGAGGTGTACGGAG GAGCGCCACCAGCTAAGATCAGCAAAGCACCACCAAAATTTGGGCAATGTG CTGGAGGCACCACAAACCTCGCCCTTAAGCAGCCCACGACCCAGTCCAGTACGGACTTTAAGGGCGCCCCCGGCCGGGCTGTGGACGGAGACCGGAACCCCCGCTATGCGAAGAAGTCCTGCTCCCACACGGCGATGGAACGCGACCCCTGGTGGCGAGTCGACCTGGGCACGAGCCAGTGTGTGGATCGAGTGGTCGTCGCCAAGCGACAATTCATCGGCCAGCTTTGGCTGGAAGGCTTCCAG GTTTACGTGGGTGACAATCCCGACGTGACGGCCAACCCGACCTGTGGCGGGAAGCAGTCTGTGAAGGGGAAGAACATCATCACGGTGAGCTGTGGCGGACTGACGGGCCGATATGTGGGGATAGCCCTGCCGGGCAAGAAGCAGTTCCTCATACTGTGTGAGGTCGAGGTGTACGGAg GTGCAGAAGTTAAAACAGAAAAGGTCGAAGAAACAG GTTCATCACTGAAACTAGCAGCGCCTAAACCCATAG ATCCTTGCAAGAACGCAAAGTGTCAGAACGGTGCGGAGTGCAAGCCACTGGAGGACAGCTTCAAGTGTGTCTGTCCCAAAGGATTTGCAGGCGACCTGTGCGAAACTA ACATTGATGACTGTGCCGCCCAGCCCTGTAAGAACGGAGCTACTTGCAAGGATGGACTCAACGGCTTCACCTGCGTGTGTCCAGCTGGTTATGCCGGAGACTTGTGTGAAACCA ACATTGATGACTGTGCGGCCCAGCCTTGCAAGAACGGAGCCACTTGCCAGGATGGACTCGACGGGTTCACCTGCGTGTGCCCTGCAGGATATGCCGGAGACTTGTGTGAAACTA ACGTTGACGACTGTGCCGCCCAGCCCTGTAAGAACGGAGCCACTTGCCAGGATGGACTCGACGGGTTCACCTGCGTGTGTCCAGCTGGTTATGCCGGAGACTTGTGTGAAACCA ACGTTGACGACTGTGCGGCTCAGCCCTGTAAGAACGGAGCCACTTGCCAGGACGGACTCGACGGGTTCACCTGCGTTTGTCCTAAAGGATATGCTGGCAACTTGTGTGAAACCA ACGTTGATGACTGTGCGGCCCAGCCCTGTAAGAACGGAGCTACTTGCCAGGACGGACTCAACGGGTTCACCTGCGTGTGCCCTGCAGGTTATGCCGGGGACTTGTGTGAAACTA ACGTTGACGACTGTGCAGCCCAGCCTTGCAAGAACGGAGCTACTTGCCAGGATGGACTCAACGGGTTCACCTGCGTGTGTCCTGCAGGTTATGCCGGAGACTTGTGTGAAACCA ACGTTGACGACTGTGCCGCCCAGCCTTGTAAGAACGGAGCCACTTGCCAGGATGGACTCGACGGCTTCACCTGCGTGTGTCCTGCAGGTTATGCCGGAGACTTGTGTGAAACTA ACGTTGACGACTGTGCGGCTCAGCCTTGTAAGAACGGGGCCACCTGTAAGGACGGACTCAACGGTTTCACCTGTATCTGTCCTAACGGATACGCTGGAGACTTGTGTGAAACCA ACATTGACGAATGCGCAGCCCAGCCTTGTCAGAACGGAGCCACTTGTGTGGATGGAATTTACAGCTTCACTTGTATCTGTCCTAAAGGATACGCTGGCGACTTGTGCGAAACCA ACATTAATGAGTGCGCAGCCAAGCCTTGCCAGAACGGAGGCGAATGTGTGGACGGCATCTTCAGCTTCAAATGTATCTGTCCTAAAGGATACACTGGCGACTTGTGTGAAATCA acATTAATGAGTGCGCAGCCCAGCCTTGTCAGAACGGAGGCGAATGTGTGGACGGGATCTACAGCTTCAAATGTATCTGTCCTAAAGGATACACTGGCGACGTGTGTCAAATCA acattgacgagtgcGCAGCCCAGCCTTGTCAGAACGGAGCCACTTGTGTGGATGGAATTTTCAGCTTCACCTGTATCTGTCCTGCAGGATACGCCGGAGACTTGTGTGAAACAA ATATCGACAACTGCAAGCCCAACCCCTGTAAGAACGGCGGTACGTGCAATGACTTGGTGAACGCTTTTCTGTGCAGCTGTCCGGAGGGATACGGTGGAGATCTGTGCGAGATAG tgcCAGCGCCTCCGCCAGCAGCAAAAGCACCAGCTCCTAAGCCTGTTGTCCAGGCTGCCAAACCTCCTGCCGGTGTCGTCATCACCATCGGAGGGGGCACCAAGGGAGGAAATGCAG GCTCTGGCGGTGACGGTGCTATCAACGTCATCAACAACCAGATCTCGGTGTACGGCGGGAAGGGTTGCGGATGCACCACGCCTAAGTGTG TTTGCCCTGTGAAGAAGGGGGCAGATTCATCCGTTGATGATGCGGCCGACCTCGCTGGTATAGTCCTGCAGCGCATTCGGGGCTCCGAGCAACCTGAGGACAGCCCCTCTAACGTGAAGGAGTTGGACACTGTGGAGGATGTGTATGAGCCGATCGGCAATGAGATGTCTCTCTCCGAGGATGAAACCGCCTACGAGCCAG AAGCTCGCGAAGAGCAAGATACTTTCGAAGATGAAAATGAAGATGAACTGGAGCTACTGAACAACAAACTGCGCAAACTGCAACAACTGCTGAGGTCCGCTTAG